ATAGTATACGTATAATAGTTCGCTGTTCTTTTCAAATCCCCTATGAACACTAGATAATTAGTAACTTACACCTAAAAGAGAAATAAACGTACCCAGGTAAGTTTATACAATTGTTGGCAACAAGCTAAAAAAGCATCACGTTAAAATCAACCAAATGACAAAAAAAACAAACTTTTTGTCATTTTTTTGTACTGTGAGTTATATTTTATATATTTGCATCATAAGTTCTTTGAGAGATTGATTTCCATTTGAAAGATTAGGAATGAAGGGATTGAATAGTGTACTTAGATTACACGGTTTCCTATAACCCTTTGCTGGAGCCATAGATTAACGCCCTAAGAAGCATTAACAGGTAAACCAGAAACGAACAACAATAACAGTAAACTGTTTATTTATTGTTCTTCTAAAGATTAGAAACGGAATGAATTGTGTTAGACACTCTTCATTCCTAATCTTTTTTATTTTTTATTAATTTTTAAAATCCAAAAACAAATGGAAAAACCTGATTTTATTGCAAATCTTGACAATCTCGTCTTATCGATTGAGATTGTTCTCTCAAAGAACCGCAGTTCTTTGTCAATTGACGATGTAATTCGCTTAGAAAACGTAATTGTTACGCTGAACGAATTGAAGAAAGTTTCGAAAGTATCGGATAGGAAGGAAATTCTGTCTGAAGTTCTTCCGGTAATTATTAGAACATTTTTTCGTTCCGATGTTATGGAAGAGTTAGGAAAAGTACTCGAATTCTTAGCAAACTTGTGATTGACCCGTTTTTAATTTTTTTTTACAGATACTATGAATTTAGGAGAAGCTATAAAAACACACAGAAAGAAATTAGGTTTAAGTCAGGGAGATTTAGCACAATCGTGCGACATCACTCAGTCTTACCTTTCTATGATTGAAAAAAATAAAAAAGAACCGAATTTATCAACTTTAAAAGTTTTGAGCGAGAAATTAAATATTCCACTACCTGTATTATTTTTTAAATCGTTAGATGATGCTGACATTCCAGAATCAAAAAAAGAAGCTTATGGTGTTGTTAGCGAATCATTAAATAATCTTGTCAATTCTCTATTTTTTGCGGAGAATTATGATTAAAACTTTAAACCATCTTTGCAGTATAATCGGTTATGATAAAAAAGAGATTTCCGAAATTGTCGAAAATATAGACCACTATTATTACGAGTTTTCTGAAATTAAATACAATTCCAAAACTGGACTTCCCAAAGTTAAAGATGGAGTTACACAAAAAAGGTTCTACAACCCAAGTCGCAAAAGACTAAAGGACATTCAGAACAAATTACAACACAAAATATTAAGTAAAGTTGATTTAATTCCACACATTCAAGGTGGTGTTAAAGGTTGTGGGAATATCGACAATTCGAAAATACACAAAGGCAACGTTTACAGATTTCAGACTGACCTCACCAATTTTTTTCCTTCGGTTTCAGATACTATGGTTTTTAATGCCTTGAGATACAAAGGCTTTTCAAAAAAATGTAGCTGATACAATCACTAAACTGACTACTTTCCGAACAAAGGATAGTTGGAATTCAAAATCGTTACCACAAGGAGCACCAACAAGTCCTACCCTTTCTAATATAGTATTCGAAAAAATCGACAACCAAATTCTTGAGATTTTAAAAGGAGAAAACATTTCATATTCAAGATGGATTGATGATTTGACATTTTCATCAAATAATGATTTTAGAGAAAAATGTATTCCTATAATAAAGTGTATTACAGGAAATGGACTAAAGGTTAGTAAACCTAAAACTACCTATCGAAAAAACAAATCAATAATTACAGGAGTTATTGT
This window of the Maribacter cobaltidurans genome carries:
- a CDS encoding reverse transcriptase domain-containing protein, with the protein product MTTFRTKDSWNSKSLPQGAPTSPTLSNIVFEKIDNQILEILKGENISYSRWIDDLTFSSNNDFREKCIPIIKCITGNGLKVSKPKTTYRKNKSIITGVIVGLSTMKVTEKFREKDESKMKPKQIKGRTAYKEQVYRKDKEKPVANKVYKT
- a CDS encoding helix-turn-helix domain-containing protein; protein product: MNLGEAIKTHRKKLGLSQGDLAQSCDITQSYLSMIEKNKKEPNLSTLKVLSEKLNIPLPVLFFKSLDDADIPESKKEAYGVVSESLNNLVNSLFFAENYD